In Heteronotia binoei isolate CCM8104 ecotype False Entrance Well chromosome 4, APGP_CSIRO_Hbin_v1, whole genome shotgun sequence, a genomic segment contains:
- the SIGMAR1 gene encoding sigma non-opioid intracellular receptor 1 produces the protein MGWLAGPAWAGRGLRVGLAVAAAALVIQALRSWASSSHRRYEFEPEEIARLAKHHAGLDHELAFSKIIVELRKKHPGHILPDEDLQWVFVNAGGWMGSMCLLHASLSEYVLLFGTAVDTGGHSGRYWADIHDTIISGTFRQWKEGMTKSEIYYPGDTIVHRSGEATAVQWSAGTWMVEYGRGFIPSTLGFALADSVFSTQDFLTLFYTVRVYVKGLLLEAGTYFSDTGH, from the exons ATGGGGTGGCTGGCGGGGCCCGCGTGGGCCGGGAGGGGCCTGCGCGTGGGGCTGGCGGTGGCCGCCGCGGCGCTGGTGATCCAGGCGCTGCGCAGCTGGGCCTCCTCCTCCCACCGCCGCTACGAGTTCGAGCCCGAGGAGATCGCGCGCCTCGCGAAGCACCACGCCG GTTTGGACCATGAGCTGGCCTTCTCCAAGATCATCGTGGAGTTGCGCAAGAAGCACCCGGGGCACATATTGCCGGATGAGGACCTGCAGTGGGTGTTCGTCAACGCCGGCGGCTGGATGGGCTCCATGTGCCTGCTGCACGCCTCCCTCTCGGAGTATGTGCTGCTCTTCGGCACAGCCGTGGATACCGGGGGCCATTCGG GTCGCTATTGGGCCGACATCCACGACACCATCATCTCGGGCACCTTCCggcagtggaaggaaggaatgacgAAAAGCGAGATCTATTACCCAG GAGACACCATCGTCCACCGCTCCGGAGAGGCCACAGCCGTTCAATGGAGCGCTGGCACATGGATGGTGGAGTACGGCCGGGGGTTCATCCCTTCCACGCTCGGCTTCGCCCTCGCCGACTCTGTTTTCAGCACTCAGGATTTCCTTACGCTCTTCTACACCGTGCGCGTCTACGTCAAGGGGCTTCTCCTGGAGGCCGGTACCTACTTCAGCGACACGGGGCACTGA